A region from the Vigna radiata var. radiata cultivar VC1973A unplaced genomic scaffold, Vradiata_ver6 scaffold_234, whole genome shotgun sequence genome encodes:
- the LOC106753094 gene encoding uncharacterized protein LOC106753094 isoform X1, which yields MDEVMTMADVAASTQGSTTASSSLPSNFPLISAFLSFALAQFLKIFTTWCVPPFLTLPPTHQSAVITKARVLACFNRIQHVTRCFTPVLLKSVFSSIIRVTVLCIWIFRYKEKRWDSKRMLDSGGMPSSHSATVSALAVAIGLQEGAGSSAFAVAVVLACIVMYDASGVRLHAGRQAELLNQIVCELPPEHPLSNVRPLRDSLGHTPFQVVAGGVLGCIIAFLMRKSN from the exons ATGGACGAAGTGATGACCATGGCGGATGTCGCAGCCAGCACGCAAGGATCAACCACCGCCTCTTCTTCCCTCCCTTCCAATTTCCCTCTTATCTCCGCCTTCCTCTCCTTTGCCCTCGCACAGTTCCTCAAGATCTTCACCACCTGGTGCGTTCCTCCGTTTCTTACACTTCCACCAACGC ATCAGAGCGCTGTGATAACAAAAGCGCGCGTGCTCGCGTGTTTTAATAGGATCCAACATGTTACTCGCTGTTTTACGCCTGTCTTGCTAAAATCTGTGTTTTCGTCGATAATTCGTGTAACGGTGTTGTGTATTTGG ATATTCAGGTATAAGGAAAAGCGATGGGATTCTAAAAGGATGCTTGATTCGGGTGGAATGCCTTCGTCACATTCTGCAACGGTGTCGGCTCTGGCTGTTGCTATAGGTCTCCAAGAAGGGGCAGGGTCATCTGCTTTTGCTGTTGCCGTGGTCTTGGCATGTATT GTTATGTACGATGCTTCAGGAGTTCGACTTCATGCAGGTCGGCAAGCAGAA TTGCTTAATCAAATTGTGTGCGAACTACCTCCTGAACATCCTTTGTCGAATGTCAGACCGCTGCGTGATTCACTTGGTCATACTCCATTTCAG GTTGTTGCTGGTGGGGTATTGGGATGCATTATAGCATTTCTTATgagaaaatcaaattaa
- the LOC106753094 gene encoding uncharacterized protein LOC106753094 isoform X4, with the protein MDEVMTMADVAASTQGSTTASSSLPSNFPLISAFLSFALAQFLKIFTTWYKEKRWDSKRMLDSGGMPSSHSATVSALAVAIGLQEGAGSSAFAVAVVLACIVMYDASGVRLHAGRQAELLNQIVCELPPEHPLSNVRPLRDSLGHTPFQVVAGGVLGCIIAFLMRKSN; encoded by the exons ATGGACGAAGTGATGACCATGGCGGATGTCGCAGCCAGCACGCAAGGATCAACCACCGCCTCTTCTTCCCTCCCTTCCAATTTCCCTCTTATCTCCGCCTTCCTCTCCTTTGCCCTCGCACAGTTCCTCAAGATCTTCACCACCTG GTATAAGGAAAAGCGATGGGATTCTAAAAGGATGCTTGATTCGGGTGGAATGCCTTCGTCACATTCTGCAACGGTGTCGGCTCTGGCTGTTGCTATAGGTCTCCAAGAAGGGGCAGGGTCATCTGCTTTTGCTGTTGCCGTGGTCTTGGCATGTATT GTTATGTACGATGCTTCAGGAGTTCGACTTCATGCAGGTCGGCAAGCAGAA TTGCTTAATCAAATTGTGTGCGAACTACCTCCTGAACATCCTTTGTCGAATGTCAGACCGCTGCGTGATTCACTTGGTCATACTCCATTTCAG GTTGTTGCTGGTGGGGTATTGGGATGCATTATAGCATTTCTTATgagaaaatcaaattaa
- the LOC106753094 gene encoding uncharacterized protein LOC106753094 isoform X2, which produces MSQPARKDQPPPLLPSLPISLLSPPSSPLPSHSSSRSSPPDQSAVITKARVLACFNRIQHVTRCFTPVLLKSVFSSIIRVTVLCIWIFRYKEKRWDSKRMLDSGGMPSSHSATVSALAVAIGLQEGAGSSAFAVAVVLACIVMYDASGVRLHAGRQAELLNQIVCELPPEHPLSNVRPLRDSLGHTPFQVVAGGVLGCIIAFLMRKSN; this is translated from the exons ATGTCGCAGCCAGCACGCAAGGATCAACCACCGCCTCTTCTTCCCTCCCTTCCAATTTCCCTCTTATCTCCGCCTTCCTCTCCTTTGCCCTCGCACAGTTCCTCAAGATCTTCACCACCTG ATCAGAGCGCTGTGATAACAAAAGCGCGCGTGCTCGCGTGTTTTAATAGGATCCAACATGTTACTCGCTGTTTTACGCCTGTCTTGCTAAAATCTGTGTTTTCGTCGATAATTCGTGTAACGGTGTTGTGTATTTGG ATATTCAGGTATAAGGAAAAGCGATGGGATTCTAAAAGGATGCTTGATTCGGGTGGAATGCCTTCGTCACATTCTGCAACGGTGTCGGCTCTGGCTGTTGCTATAGGTCTCCAAGAAGGGGCAGGGTCATCTGCTTTTGCTGTTGCCGTGGTCTTGGCATGTATT GTTATGTACGATGCTTCAGGAGTTCGACTTCATGCAGGTCGGCAAGCAGAA TTGCTTAATCAAATTGTGTGCGAACTACCTCCTGAACATCCTTTGTCGAATGTCAGACCGCTGCGTGATTCACTTGGTCATACTCCATTTCAG GTTGTTGCTGGTGGGGTATTGGGATGCATTATAGCATTTCTTATgagaaaatcaaattaa
- the LOC106753094 gene encoding uncharacterized protein LOC106753094 isoform X3 — protein sequence MSQPARKDQPPPLLPSLPISLLSPPSSPLPSHSSSRSSPPGAFLRFLHFHQRIFRYKEKRWDSKRMLDSGGMPSSHSATVSALAVAIGLQEGAGSSAFAVAVVLACIVMYDASGVRLHAGRQAELLNQIVCELPPEHPLSNVRPLRDSLGHTPFQVVAGGVLGCIIAFLMRKSN from the exons ATGTCGCAGCCAGCACGCAAGGATCAACCACCGCCTCTTCTTCCCTCCCTTCCAATTTCCCTCTTATCTCCGCCTTCCTCTCCTTTGCCCTCGCACAGTTCCTCAAGATCTTCACCACCTGGTGCGTTCCTCCGTTTCTTACACTTCCACCAACGC ATATTCAGGTATAAGGAAAAGCGATGGGATTCTAAAAGGATGCTTGATTCGGGTGGAATGCCTTCGTCACATTCTGCAACGGTGTCGGCTCTGGCTGTTGCTATAGGTCTCCAAGAAGGGGCAGGGTCATCTGCTTTTGCTGTTGCCGTGGTCTTGGCATGTATT GTTATGTACGATGCTTCAGGAGTTCGACTTCATGCAGGTCGGCAAGCAGAA TTGCTTAATCAAATTGTGTGCGAACTACCTCCTGAACATCCTTTGTCGAATGTCAGACCGCTGCGTGATTCACTTGGTCATACTCCATTTCAG GTTGTTGCTGGTGGGGTATTGGGATGCATTATAGCATTTCTTATgagaaaatcaaattaa
- the LOC106753094 gene encoding uncharacterized protein LOC106753094 isoform X5 → MLDSGGMPSSHSATVSALAVAIGLQEGAGSSAFAVAVVLACIVMYDASGVRLHAGRQAELLNQIVCELPPEHPLSNVRPLRDSLGHTPFQVVAGGVLGCIIAFLMRKSN, encoded by the exons ATGCTTGATTCGGGTGGAATGCCTTCGTCACATTCTGCAACGGTGTCGGCTCTGGCTGTTGCTATAGGTCTCCAAGAAGGGGCAGGGTCATCTGCTTTTGCTGTTGCCGTGGTCTTGGCATGTATT GTTATGTACGATGCTTCAGGAGTTCGACTTCATGCAGGTCGGCAAGCAGAA TTGCTTAATCAAATTGTGTGCGAACTACCTCCTGAACATCCTTTGTCGAATGTCAGACCGCTGCGTGATTCACTTGGTCATACTCCATTTCAG GTTGTTGCTGGTGGGGTATTGGGATGCATTATAGCATTTCTTATgagaaaatcaaattaa
- the LOC106753125 gene encoding condensin complex subunit 2 — protein sequence MAETLSPDPTMAHKKRVPMSARMQSPTSAFFVGSNDDQLERAQARAARAAAIRHNSLAVNFHSHPPKSPSCLNKHQILELFHNCIKLATENKINQKNTWELDLIDHLTDIIRVEEGNHVETNFQIASCTLEAGVRIYSLRVDSVHSDAYKVLAGMNRAGQDTQEGAALGSVNAENGEASRKEVDKKLSHWSTLESSFEVLNVKKFDVAFAVDPLYHHTSAQFDEGGAKGLLMNNLGVYGKCRVLFDSLEVPPKCINSQNDRDISDTIDLSFARDCVEQMILNMHTKDVISPTLRIIVNQFDENDGRPFDFQSSGEKSAEEFDAAIDCQLANGKEGYENFSSWSYDHDSQTFAAEWGFGDADTSFPSYHEEKEPNMDDIFDNVDGYLFLSLGFRSKKNSWAGPDHWKYQKVQGSKSKVRCTSEDELMIQKTRQRRTKREVKVDLEFTSFLEEKIADIFSPPKNPKSLLVSENISPCVTKLPEDWHYEPEDLVNLFLLPHVKCIGRRARKVPDVLEEQCYNNEPFPSWDNGSVCDGDVSDVNNDTEDSSTLISLPRQINKIEVQYDKTSKQVNVQALKKTLWDHIQECIQLPFQGQKEKVSFRNVLTNFPSKCNAAATISDISPHLCFICLLHLANEKGLSIQSCPNLDDLSICLLDDGATNTRTI from the exons ATGGCGGAAACCTTAAGCCCTGATCCAACCATGGCCCACAAAAAGAGGGTTCCCATGTCCGCTCGTATGCAGTCTCCGACAAGTGCCTTCTTCGTGGGCTCCAACGACGACCAACTAGAACGGGCCCAGGCTCGTGCAGCCCGCGCCGCCGCCATCCGCCACAACTCCCTTGCCGTCAACTTCCATTCGCACCCTCCCAAGTCTCCTTCCTGTCTCAACAAGCACCAGATTCTCGAGTTGTTCCACAACTGCATAAAGCTCGCTACCGAAAAT AAAATTAATCAGAAAAACACGTGGGAGTTGGATTTGATCGATCACCTCACCGATATTATTAGGGTTGAAGAAGGGAATCACGTGGAGACTAATTTTCAAATA GCAAGCTGTACTCTTGAAGCTGGAGTCAGAATATATTCCTTGAGGGTGGATTCGGTGCACTCGGATGCATATAAAGTCCTGGCTGGAATGAATAGAGCAGGCCAAGATACCCAGGAAG GCGCTGCTTTAGGGAGTGTTAATGCTGAAAATGGAGAGGCAAGCAGGAAGGAAGTTGACAAAAAG TTGTCGCATTGGTCAACATTGGAATCATCTTTTGAGGTTCTTAATGTAAAGAAGTTTGACG TTGCATTTGCAGTGGATCCACTCTATCACCATACATCAGCACAATTTGATGAAGGTGGAGCCAAAGGCCTTTTGATGAATAATCTTGGTGTATATGGTAAATGTAGGGTGCTCTTTGATTCACTAGAAGTGCCGCCAAAGTGCATAAACAGTCAAAATGATCGTGATATTTCAGATACAATTGATCTTTCTTTCGCCAGAG ATTGTGTTGAACAGATGATATTGAATATGCATACGAAGGATGTAATCTCTCCAACTCTCAGGATAATAGTAAACcaatttgatgaaaatgatgGAAGGCCTTTTGATTTTCAATCTTCTGGCGAGAAATCAGCTGAAGAGTTTGATGCCGCTATTGATTGTCAACTTGCCAATGGAAAAGAAGGATATGAGAACTTCTCATCTTGGAGTTATgatcacgatagccaaacattTGCTGCTGAATGGGGCTTTGGTGACGCAGACACTAGTTTTCCAAGTTACCATGAG GAAAAAGAACCTAATATGGATGACATATTTGACAATGTTGATGGATATTTATTTTTGAGTCTGGGTTTTAggtcaaaaaaaaattcatgggCAGGCCCTGATCATTGGAAATATCAAAAAGTTCAAG GCTCAAAGTCAAAGGTTCGTTGTACTTCCGAGGATGAGTTGATGATCCAGAAAACCAGGCAGCGAAGGACAAAGAGAGAGGTCAAAGTTGATTTAGAATTCACTAGTTTTCTGGAGGAAAAAATAGCTGATATATTTTCTCCTCCCAAGAATCCGAAATCATTACTGGTCTCAGAAAATATATCACCTTGCGTTACAAAACTTCCAGAGGACTGGCACTACGAACCAGAGGATCTTgtcaatttatttcttttgcctCATGTAAAG TGTATTGGGAGGAGAGCGAGAAAGGTACCAG ATGTCTTAGAAGAACAATGCTATAATAACGAACCATTCCCTTCCTGGGATAATGGAAGTGTTTGTGATGGTGATGTCAGTGATGTAAATAATGACACGGAAGACTCTAGCACACTTATTTCTCTGCCTCGTCAA ATCAATAAAATTGAAGTCCAGTATGACAAAACATCCAAACAAGTCAATGTGCAGGCTCTGAAAAAAACACTTTGGGACCATATTCAAGAATGTATTCAACTTCCGTTTCAG GGTCAGAAAGAAAAGGTATCTTTCAGGAATGTATTGACAAACTTTCCAAGTAAATGTAACGCTGCTGCAACTATTAGTGACATATCTCCACATTTGTGTTTCATATGCCTATTACATTTGGCTAATGAGAAGGGGTTGAGCATCCAAAGTTGCCCCAACTTGGATGATCTTAGTATATGCCTACTTGATGATGGTGCCACTAACACCAGAACAATTTAG
- the LOC106753095 gene encoding linolenate hydroperoxide lyase, chloroplastic, giving the protein MSLSPPSLVTAAIAADLPIRQIPGSYGFPLLGPLSDRLDYFWFQKPESFFKNRMEKYKSTVFRTNVPPTFPFFVNVNPNVIAVLDVKSFSHLFDIDLVDKKDVLVGDFVPDVSFTGNMRVGVYQDPSDPQHSKVKGYIIDILKRSSGIWASELVSKLDVFWDNIESTVSKSSSASYLFPLQQFLFTFLCKVLAGADTSRDPKIAESGHAMINRWLALQLLPITSIGILQPLEEIFLHSFAYPSFLVSGDYNNIYNFIKQQGKDAINRGEIGFGLTQEEAIHNLLFVLGFNSFGGFTVFLPSLIDAVTKDSALQEKLKKEARENGGSTLTFDSVKEMPLVQSVVYETLRMNPPVPLQFGRARKDFRLTSHDSVYDVKKGELLCGYQKLVMRDSLIFDEPDLFKPDRFTKEKGAQLLDYLYWSNGPQSGSPTLSNKQCAGKDVVTLTAALIVAHLFRRYDSITVDGSSITALQKSK; this is encoded by the exons ATGTCATTATCACCCCCATCTCTGGTAACGGCGGCGATTGCCGCAGATCTCCCCATCCGCCAGATTCCGGGAAGCTACGGGTTCCCGTTGCTCGGCCCCTTATCGGACCGACTCGACTACTTCTGGTTCCAGAAGCCGGAGAGCTTCTTCAAGAACCGAATGGAGAAGTATAAGAGCACGGTGTTCCGCACCAATGTTCCTCCCACCTTCCCCTTCTTCGTCAACGTTAATCCCAACGTCATCGCAGTTCTCGATGTCAAATCTTTCTCCCACCTCTTCGACATCGACCTCGTCGACAAGAAGGACGTTCTCGTCGGAGACTTTGTCCCCGACGTCAGCTTCACCGGAAATATGAGGGTCGGCGTCTACCAGGATCCCTCCGATCCTCAACATTCCAAG GTAAAGGGCTACATAATAGATATCCTGAAACGAAGCTCGGGAATATGGGCATCAGAACTAGTGTCCAAACTAGACGTATTCTGGGACAACATCGAATCAACAGTCTCAAAATCTTCATCTGCGTCCTATTTGTTCCCTCTGCAACAATTTCTCTTCACTTTCCTCTGCAAAGTTCTGGCAGGTGCAGACACTTCTCGTGACCCAAAAATCGCAGAGTCAGGCCATGCCATGATTAATCGATGGCTTGCCCTTCAGCTCCTCCCCATTACCAGCATCGGCATACTCCAACCACTTGAAGAAATCTTCCTTCATTCCTTCGCTTACCCTTCATTTCTCGTTAGTGGAGACTACAACAACATCTATAACTTCATCAAGCAACAAG GGAAGGATGCCATAAACAGAGGCGAAATCGGGTTCGGGTTGACCCAAGAAGAGGCAATCCACAACCTACTCTTCGTGCTAGGGTTCAATTCCTTCGGGGGCTTCACCGTTTTCCTCCCATCTTTGATTGATGCCGTAACGAAAGACTCCGCGTTGCAGGAGAAGCTGAAGAAGGAAGCCAGGGAAAACGGCGGCTCGACGCTGACCTTTGACTCCGTCAAAGAGATGCCTCTCGTCCAATCGGTGGTCTACGAAACGCTGCGTATGAACCCTCCGGTTCCGCTGCAGTTCGGTCGTGCCCGAAAGGACTTCCGTTTGACTTCTCACGACTCCGTTTACGACGTGAAGAAGGGGGAGTTGCTATGCGGCTACCAGAAGCTCGTCATGAGAGACTCTCTCATCTTCGACGAACCGGACCTCTTCAAGCCGGACCGGTTCACGAAGGAAAAAGGGGCCCAGTTGCTGGACTACTTGTACTGGTCCAATGGGCCTCAAAGTGGGTCACCCACTCTTTCCAATAAACAGTGCGCCGGCAAGGACGTTGTCACCCTCACCGCGGCCTTGATTGTGGCTCACCTGTTTCGCAGGTATGATTCCATAACCGTCGACGGCAGTTCCATCACTGCCCTTCAAAAGTCTAAGTGA
- the LOC106753096 gene encoding uncharacterized protein LOC106753096 isoform X1, translated as MGLNCGGVVVRFGLWVVALSISGYIVGPPLYWHLVELLNHSSSSCTPCVCDCSSQPIISIPQWLSNSSFEDCAKHDPKVDGDSENNVAELLSEELNLRETEALKNQHRADMGLLESKKIASQYQKEADKCNSGMETCEEAREKAEMALLAQKKLSALWELRARHKGWQEGLAKSNSRSKGKLHST; from the exons ATGGGTTTGAATTGTGGCGGCGTTGTGGTGAGGTTTGGTTTGTGGGTGGTGGCGCTGTCCATTTCCGGCTACATAGTGGGTCCTCCTCTCTACTGGCACCTCGTTGAACTCCTCAACCATTCTTCTTCCTCTTGCACTCCCTGCGTCTGTGATTGTTCTTCCCAACCCATCATTTCCATTCCCCAAT GGCTTAGCAACTCTTCGTTTGAAG ATTGTGCAAAGCACGATCCAAAGGTGGATGGAGACTCAGAAAACAATGTTGCAGAGCTCCTGTCAGAAGAACTAAATCTCCGGGAAACTGAAGCTTTGAAAAATCAGCATCGTGCTGACATGGGTCTGCTGGAATCTAAGAAGATTGCATCTCAGTATCAAAAAGAAGCAGACAAGTGTAATTCAGGAATGGAAACATGTGAGGAAGCCAGGGAAAAGGCTGAGATGGCCTTACTGGCTCAGAAGAAACTCTCTGCATTATGGGAACTGAGAGCTCGTCACAAAGGATGGCAAGAAGGGCTTGCCAAATCTAATTCTCGCTCTAAAGGGAAACTGCACTCTACTTAG
- the LOC106753096 gene encoding uncharacterized protein LOC106753096 isoform X2, whose protein sequence is MGLNCGGVVVRFGLWVVALSISGYIVGPPLYWHLVELLNHSSSSCTPCVCDCSSQPIISIPQYCAKHDPKVDGDSENNVAELLSEELNLRETEALKNQHRADMGLLESKKIASQYQKEADKCNSGMETCEEAREKAEMALLAQKKLSALWELRARHKGWQEGLAKSNSRSKGKLHST, encoded by the exons ATGGGTTTGAATTGTGGCGGCGTTGTGGTGAGGTTTGGTTTGTGGGTGGTGGCGCTGTCCATTTCCGGCTACATAGTGGGTCCTCCTCTCTACTGGCACCTCGTTGAACTCCTCAACCATTCTTCTTCCTCTTGCACTCCCTGCGTCTGTGATTGTTCTTCCCAACCCATCATTTCCATTCCCCAAT ATTGTGCAAAGCACGATCCAAAGGTGGATGGAGACTCAGAAAACAATGTTGCAGAGCTCCTGTCAGAAGAACTAAATCTCCGGGAAACTGAAGCTTTGAAAAATCAGCATCGTGCTGACATGGGTCTGCTGGAATCTAAGAAGATTGCATCTCAGTATCAAAAAGAAGCAGACAAGTGTAATTCAGGAATGGAAACATGTGAGGAAGCCAGGGAAAAGGCTGAGATGGCCTTACTGGCTCAGAAGAAACTCTCTGCATTATGGGAACTGAGAGCTCGTCACAAAGGATGGCAAGAAGGGCTTGCCAAATCTAATTCTCGCTCTAAAGGGAAACTGCACTCTACTTAG